In the genome of Deltaproteobacteria bacterium, the window GTATATATGACCCGTAATTATCTTTTGTTTGTGGAGGATATCCTGGAAGCCATCGAAAGTATCGAAAAATTTATCGGGGAAATGGACTATGTCCGATTTTATAAGGATGATAAAACGAGAAGTGCCGTTGTCTGGAAAATAGAAAATATCGGGGAAGCAGCAAAAAACATACCCAAACAGGTCAGAGACAAATACAGGGGCTTGCCTTGGAGTGACCTGGCCAAAATCAGAGATAAAGTCCGCCACCATTATTTCGGGGTTGATTATGAAATTGTCTGGGAGGTCATCAGAAAGAGATTCCCGGCAATCAAAGCTGAGATCGAACGTATGATTAATGACCTTAAAAAAGGTGAACTGGATAAGGAAAAGATGGAATAGGTGAGGAGTGGTGTATTCCCCCCTTTCTTTGTGGCTGTTCATGACATGCTCAAGACCGTGGACAAGAAGCTACGCGGGTAGGTATTGGGAAGTGGTGGGGATGGGGGGGAGAGGGTCTGGGATGGAGGATCAGGCTAAGGATATTGGAAAATGATATGAGTTGGGAAAGAAAAAGAGGGGTGGCGGAAAACCGTGATATATTCAGGGAAGATTAGGTGCCTGGAAAGTTATGCACGTTCAGAAAGAACGTCCCCTTTTCCTCATTTGGATGATATCACTTACAAACCGGTTTCCCATGATCATGAGGCTTTTCTTAAAAAAGCCCTGAAACGGAAGGGATTCCGGGAAGCATACGAGGCACTGGAAGAGGGGTACCGTCTGGCTCGCGAGATGTTGACCGCCCGGACCCGGATGGGTTTGACCCAGGAAGAGGTGGCCGGTTTAATGGGAACGACCAAAAGCGCCATTTCACGGCTGGAGGCCTCGGGCAAGCATGCCCCTTCCCTGTCCACCCTAAAAAAATATGCCCAGGCTGTAGGGTGCCGTTTGGAAATCAAATTGGTCCCGAAATCCCGGCCGATTAAAAAAACAGGGGGTCCAGTTAAGAAGCAAGCGAAGCGGCTTGGCCGTGGTCTGATCCATGAAGCACTTTAAAAAGCCCC includes:
- a CDS encoding DUF86 domain-containing protein, which produces MTRNYLLFVEDILEAIESIEKFIGEMDYVRFYKDDKTRSAVVWKIENIGEAAKNIPKQVRDKYRGLPWSDLAKIRDKVRHHYFGVDYEIVWEVIRKRFPAIKAEIERMINDLKKGELDKEKME
- a CDS encoding helix-turn-helix domain-containing protein, with the translated sequence MDDITYKPVSHDHEAFLKKALKRKGFREAYEALEEGYRLAREMLTARTRMGLTQEEVAGLMGTTKSAISRLEASGKHAPSLSTLKKYAQAVGCRLEIKLVPKSRPIKKTGGPVKKQAKRLGRGLIHEAL